In Oncorhynchus clarkii lewisi isolate Uvic-CL-2024 chromosome 24, UVic_Ocla_1.0, whole genome shotgun sequence, one DNA window encodes the following:
- the LOC139383051 gene encoding uncharacterized protein isoform X2, with product MFRSPQILALTCPVRTLLLLSVRDPRVPALPEHACQRGNGPKAGRSLCQGDGGEEAVPLSSAISSHLVSRSTSGCESCLLNTAPQHPLQKATPPNRPQLSQDSSFVSLKHTPRLPVIVACDPWKTTSLEHLDNSKATECSSDRKCLLQRRQTDNGSQCLSAEVKVNITFSVKSNSYSPVQSGKIHKDIFHRLLVSTPKQWTVDPQRLLSLQSQGLHQSSASGPEGALRECLSLVNEARCRQSLEPNVALYEKDVRGERGPSEAQWKWASVLVSLCSVEGEPAFLFTLRSTALKGRHKGDVSFAGGKRDPSDKDVVDTALREACEELGIIVATNQVWGVLKPIRDMSGMMIAPVLANLGPLEALSFKPNPAEVEEIFTLSLSHVCSPQNQGYTHFRTGERYGYTLPVFRNGKHRVWGLTAVALEHTLKLITPP from the exons ATGTTCAGGAGTCCACAAATTCTGGCCTTGACATGCCCTGTCAGAACCCTACTGCTGCTGTCTGTCAGAGACCCCCGCGTGCCTGCCCTGCCTGAACACGCCTGTCAGAGGGGGAATGGACCCAAAGCAGGGAGAAGTCTCTGTcagggggatggaggggaggaggcagTGCCCCTCTCATCAGCCATCTCTTCACACCTTGTTAGCAGAAGCACCTCTGGTTGTGAAAGCTGTCTCCTTAACACCGCACCTCAACACCCCTTACAAAAAGCCACCCCTCCCAACCGACCTCAATTGTCTCAGGACTCTAGCTTTGTCTCTTTGAAACATACACCACGACTGCCGGTGATAGTAGCATGTGACCCTTGGAAAACCACTTCATTGGAACATTTGGACAATTCCAAAGCCACCGAATGTTCTAGCGACCGTAAGTGCCTTCTACAAAGGAGGCAAACTGACAATGGTAGCCAATGTTTGTCTGCTGAGGTGAAGGTCAACATCACATTCAGTGTTAAAAGTAATAGTTACAGTCCTGTTCAAAGTGGCAAGATTCACAAGGACATTTTTCACAGACTGCTTGTGTCCACACCCAAACAGTGGACTGTGGATCCCCAGCGACTCCTTTCACTCCAGAGCCAAGGCCTGCACCAGTCTTCTGCCTCCGGCCCTGAGGGTGCCCTGAGGGAGTGCCTTTCGCTGGTAAACGAGGCGCGCTGCCGGCAGAGCCTGGAGCCTAATGTGGCTCTGTATGAGAAAGACGTCCGGGGGGAAAGGGGGCCCAGTGAGGCCCAGTGGAAGTGGGCGTCTGTGCTGGTCTCTCTTTGCTCTGTGGAGGGAGAGCCCGCCTTCCTGTTCACCCTCAGATCCACAGCACTGAAGGGCAGACACAAGGGCGACGTCAG TTTTGCAGGAGGCAAGCGTGACCCCTCGGACAAGGACGTTGTGGACACCGCCCTGAGAGAAGCTTGTGAGGAACTGGGCATCATTGTGGCAACAAACCAAGTGTGGGGCGTGCTGAAACCAATCCGGGATATG TCTGGAATGATGATAGCCCCTGTACTGGCCAACCTCGGCCCCCTGGAGGCGCTGTCGTTCAAGCCAAATCCTGCCGAG gTAGAAGAGATTTTCACCCTGTCGCTCTCCCACGTATGCAGTCCCCAGAATCAGGGATACACCCACTTCCGTACCGGTGAGCGCTACGGATACACCCTGCCCGTGTTCCGCAACGGGAAGCACCGCGTGTGGGGCCTCACTGCTGTGGCCCTCGAACACACGCTCAAACTCATCACGCCGCCATGA
- the LOC139383051 gene encoding uncharacterized protein isoform X1, translated as MELREVPEERFENHCCREEMFRSPQILALTCPVRTLLLLSVRDPRVPALPEHACQRGNGPKAGRSLCQGDGGEEAVPLSSAISSHLVSRSTSGCESCLLNTAPQHPLQKATPPNRPQLSQDSSFVSLKHTPRLPVIVACDPWKTTSLEHLDNSKATECSSDRKCLLQRRQTDNGSQCLSAEVKVNITFSVKSNSYSPVQSGKIHKDIFHRLLVSTPKQWTVDPQRLLSLQSQGLHQSSASGPEGALRECLSLVNEARCRQSLEPNVALYEKDVRGERGPSEAQWKWASVLVSLCSVEGEPAFLFTLRSTALKGRHKGDVSFAGGKRDPSDKDVVDTALREACEELGIIVATNQVWGVLKPIRDMSGMMIAPVLANLGPLEALSFKPNPAEVEEIFTLSLSHVCSPQNQGYTHFRTGERYGYTLPVFRNGKHRVWGLTAVALEHTLKLITPP; from the exons ATGGAACTGCGGGAGGTCCCAGAGGAGCGGTTTGAGAATCACTGCTGCAGGGAAGA AATGTTCAGGAGTCCACAAATTCTGGCCTTGACATGCCCTGTCAGAACCCTACTGCTGCTGTCTGTCAGAGACCCCCGCGTGCCTGCCCTGCCTGAACACGCCTGTCAGAGGGGGAATGGACCCAAAGCAGGGAGAAGTCTCTGTcagggggatggaggggaggaggcagTGCCCCTCTCATCAGCCATCTCTTCACACCTTGTTAGCAGAAGCACCTCTGGTTGTGAAAGCTGTCTCCTTAACACCGCACCTCAACACCCCTTACAAAAAGCCACCCCTCCCAACCGACCTCAATTGTCTCAGGACTCTAGCTTTGTCTCTTTGAAACATACACCACGACTGCCGGTGATAGTAGCATGTGACCCTTGGAAAACCACTTCATTGGAACATTTGGACAATTCCAAAGCCACCGAATGTTCTAGCGACCGTAAGTGCCTTCTACAAAGGAGGCAAACTGACAATGGTAGCCAATGTTTGTCTGCTGAGGTGAAGGTCAACATCACATTCAGTGTTAAAAGTAATAGTTACAGTCCTGTTCAAAGTGGCAAGATTCACAAGGACATTTTTCACAGACTGCTTGTGTCCACACCCAAACAGTGGACTGTGGATCCCCAGCGACTCCTTTCACTCCAGAGCCAAGGCCTGCACCAGTCTTCTGCCTCCGGCCCTGAGGGTGCCCTGAGGGAGTGCCTTTCGCTGGTAAACGAGGCGCGCTGCCGGCAGAGCCTGGAGCCTAATGTGGCTCTGTATGAGAAAGACGTCCGGGGGGAAAGGGGGCCCAGTGAGGCCCAGTGGAAGTGGGCGTCTGTGCTGGTCTCTCTTTGCTCTGTGGAGGGAGAGCCCGCCTTCCTGTTCACCCTCAGATCCACAGCACTGAAGGGCAGACACAAGGGCGACGTCAG TTTTGCAGGAGGCAAGCGTGACCCCTCGGACAAGGACGTTGTGGACACCGCCCTGAGAGAAGCTTGTGAGGAACTGGGCATCATTGTGGCAACAAACCAAGTGTGGGGCGTGCTGAAACCAATCCGGGATATG TCTGGAATGATGATAGCCCCTGTACTGGCCAACCTCGGCCCCCTGGAGGCGCTGTCGTTCAAGCCAAATCCTGCCGAG gTAGAAGAGATTTTCACCCTGTCGCTCTCCCACGTATGCAGTCCCCAGAATCAGGGATACACCCACTTCCGTACCGGTGAGCGCTACGGATACACCCTGCCCGTGTTCCGCAACGGGAAGCACCGCGTGTGGGGCCTCACTGCTGTGGCCCTCGAACACACGCTCAAACTCATCACGCCGCCATGA
- the LOC139383050 gene encoding membrane frizzled-related protein, producing MTDLTEVSVYSSDIYKNVFCNPAFELDGEREEKVEGFSSASTAMALEPVKSPATIIRGVFSVCVMRLRGPWCSWGAVVVSVAAVLLVAALGLALVLIFTQLKGQSVDGEVVSTNPLDLLTGDGLPRDLPTTSTNHSQRDITVAPQPVRYPTPETSCGGVLTASEGSFSSPNHPGSYPPDSLCVWVIRAHPPSLVQIHVSSLTIEGPSPCLFDWLEVQEETEQPSVVTRFCGNVAPPTVNTNSSTVWVTFRSDGSIGGSGFIAQYHAITLEQKSCSREEFMCDHGRCILPVSVCDGQPNCHDLSDEANCSHKHKECGGQKTGLYGYLASPNHPKPYPQQQLCTWQISVEEGHVIRLSFHNFSLETQDVCEFDYVEVRDSADTGAGRVLGRYCGTSLPPELTSSGPQITVVFVADEGVADSGFNASYQAISLSERTCSPTQFACSSGECLHQEWLCDGWTDCADGTDEHNCDNSTYPTFSLSCEPIEVEMCQGLSYNHTSFPNIWLSIADQREAATLLRQYMVLMELACFQPLRRLVCGMFMPHCSPQGGVLQPCRSVCSWAAQQCSQALDVFTFSWPFNCHLLPDSQDPMECSSP from the exons ATGACAGACCTCACTGAAGTATCTGTTTACTCCTCGGACATTTACAAG AATGTTTTCTGCAACCCTGCGTTTGAGCTTGATGGTGAGCGTGAGGAGAAAGTGGAAGGATTCAGTTCTGCCAGTACTGCCATGGCCCTAGAGCCAGTAAAGAGCCCAGCTACAATCA tccgaggtgtgttcagtgtgtgtgtgatgcgtcTGCGGGGCCCGTGGTGTAGCTGGGGGGCCGTGGTGGTCTCTGTTGCAGCTGTGCTCCTGGTAGCAGCTCTGGGCCTGGCACTGGTGCTCATCTTCACAC AGCTAAAGGGGCAGAGTGTGGATGGGGAAGTGGTGTCGACCAATCCCCTGGACTTGTTGACTGGAGATGGACTGCCTCGTGATCTACCCACAACCTCCACCAACCACAGTCAGAGGGACATTACAGTGGCCCCACAGCCAGTCAGATACCCTACCCCTGAAACTA GTTGTGGGGGTGTATTGACAGCCTCAGAGGGCAGCTTTAGCTCCCCCAACCACCCTGGATCGTATCCCCCAGACTCGCTGTGTGTCTGGGTGATACGGGCGCACCCTCCATCCCTGGTCCAGATCCATGTGTCCTCTCTGACCATAGAAGGACCATCCCCCTGCCTCTTTGACTGGCTGGAGGTTCAGGAGGAGACGGAGCAGCCTTCTGTTGTCACCAG GTTCTGCGGCAACGTGGCACCCCCTACTGTGAACACCAACAGCAGCACTGTGTGGGTGACCTTCCGCTCTGACGGGAGCATCGGAGGCAGTGGCTTTATCGCCCAGTACCACGCCATCACACTTGAACAGA AGAGCTGCTCCAGGGAGGAGTTTATGTGTGACCACGGGCGCTGCATCCTGCCTGTGTCAGTGTGTGACGGTCAGCCCAACTGTcatgacctctctgatgaggccAACTGCAGCCACAAGCACAAAG AGTGTGGGGGCCAAAAGACTGGACTCTACGGCTACCTGGCGAGTCCAAACCACCCAAAGCCTTACCCTCAACAACAG TTGTGCACATGGCAGATCTCTGTGGAGGAGGGTCATGTGATCAGGCTGAGTTTCCATAACTTCAGTCTGGAGACTCAGGACGTGTGTGAGTTTGACTATGTAGAGGTGCGTGACAGTGCTGATACCGGGGCCGGCAGAGTACTCGGACG GTACTGTGGCACCAGCCTGCCTCCTGAGCTGACCTCCTCTGGGCCTCAGATAACCGTGGTATTTGTGGCTGACGAGGGTGTGGCAGACAGTGGCTTCAACGCGTCCTACCAGGCCATCTCCCTCTCTGAga GAACATGCAGTCCTACTCAGTTTGCCTGCAGTAGTGGAGAGTGCCTGCACCAGGAGTGGCTGTGTGATGGCTGGACTGACTGTGCAGACGGGACAGATGAGCACAACTGTGACAACTCGACCTATCCCACTTTCA GCTTGTCCTGTGAGCCCATCGAGGTGGAGATGtgtcagggcctgagctacaatCACACCTCCTTCCCCAACATTTGGCTGTCCATCgctgaccagagagaggcagCCACGCTGCTCCGTCAGTACATG GTGCTGATGGAGCTGGCGTGTTTCCAGCCCCTGCGCAGGCTGGTGTGTGGGATGTTCATGCCCCACTGCAGCCCTCAGGGTGGGGTGCTGCAGCCCTGCCGGTCAGTGTGCTCCTGGGCAGCGCAGCAGTGTAGTCAGGCCCTGGACGTCTTCACCTTCAGCTGGCCCTTCAACTGCCACCTGCTACCTGACTCCCAAGACCCTATGGAGTGCTCCAGCCCTTGA